Proteins encoded by one window of Dioscorea cayenensis subsp. rotundata cultivar TDr96_F1 chromosome 6, TDr96_F1_v2_PseudoChromosome.rev07_lg8_w22 25.fasta, whole genome shotgun sequence:
- the LOC120262951 gene encoding UDP-glycosyltransferase 87A2-like, translated as MASSPAQSPKPHHIVAMPYPGRGHINPLLNLAGLLSTHGLLVTVVLTEEWLSLLSPPPSAIQFRSIPNVIPSEHGRANDFNGFLDAVNTKLEKPFERLLEDLDPPPAAILADTYLSWMVAVGQRRRLPVYSLWTMPAALFSLFYEFEDIFGGDCAAVTEEIDKKLEQHVKGLNLGDVSSVIRSTTPKKWTLESFFWARGAKGIIFTSVYELEPHIIDSLKSKLSCTVYTVGPCIPYLTLKDKPGNSDYMQWLDSQPINSVLYLSLGSFLSVSVAQMDEIVTGLHESGIRFLVVARGDTSRVQAKMGSTGLVVQWCDQLKVLCHPSIGGFFTHCGWNSTIECVFAGKPMLAFPLFWDQPLNCKLIANVWKVGLNVKEEIEDGNLVGCKAIAKVAKKLMDVEGIECKEMRKKAVELSEAVHRAVEEGGSSYRGISAFVEDVSGTV; from the exons TCTCTCCACCCACGGCCTCCTTGTCACCGTCGTCCTCACCGAAGAATGGCTCAGCCTCCTCTCCCCACCTCCCTCCGCCATCCAGTTCCGATCCATCCCCAATGTCATCCCCTCCGAGCACGGCCGCGCTAACGACTTCAATGGCTTCCTCGACGCCGTCAACACCAAGCTCGAGAAACCCTTTGAGCGTCTCCTCGAGGATCTCGATCCGCCGCCGGCGGCCATCCTCGCCGATACCTACTTGTCTTGGATGGTCGCCGTCGGCCAGCGCCGGCGGCTGCCGGTTTATTCGCTTTGGACTATGCCGGCGGCGTTATTCTCTCTGTTTTATGAATTCGAGGACATCTTCGGCGGTGATTGCGCGGCGGTGACTGAGG AAATAGACAAGAAATTGGAGCAGCATGTCAAGGGTCTAAATTTAGGTGATGTGAGTTCGGTAATCCGCTCAACCACACCAAAGAAGTGGACATTAGAATCTTTCTTTTGGGCGAGAGGAGCAAAAGGAATCATCTTCACGTCAGTATATGAATTGGAGCCACACATCATAGACTCATTGAAATCAAAGCTCTCATGTACTGTGTACACTGTCGGTCCTTGCATCCCTTACTTGACACTCAAAGATAAGCCTGGCAATTCAGATTACATGCAATGGCTTGACTCTCAACCTATCAACTCTGTGCTCTACTTATCTTTAGGAAGCTTCTTGTCGGTCTCCGTTGCACAAATGGATGAGATTGTAACCGGGCTGCACGAAAGCGGCATTCGCTTTTTAGTGGTTGCACGAGGCGACACTTCGCGTGTGCAGGCAAAGATGGGTAGCACAGGCCTTGTTGTGCAATGGTGTGATCAGTTGAAGGTTTTGTGCCATCCTTCAATTGGTGGTTTTTTCACACATTGTGGTTGGAACTCGACTATAGAATGTGTGTTTGCCGGTAAGCCAATGCTCGCATTTCCTTTGTTTTGGGACCAACCTCTTAATTGCAAGCTTATTGCGAACGTTTGGAAGGTTGGTTTGAATGTGAAGGAAGAGATTGAAGACGGGAATTTGGTCGGATGTAAAGCCATTGCTAAAGTTGCAAAGAAGTTGATGGATGTGGAGGGGATAGAGTGTAAGGAGATGAGGAAAAAAGCTGTTGAACTTAGTGAAGCAGTTCATAGAGCTGTTGAAGAGGGTGGTTCTTCTTATCGTGGTATTAGTGCCTTTGTTGAAGATGTTTCTGGTACTGTTTGA